A stretch of Amblyraja radiata isolate CabotCenter1 chromosome 6, sAmbRad1.1.pri, whole genome shotgun sequence DNA encodes these proteins:
- the smpd1 gene encoding sphingomyelin phosphodiesterase, translated as MAARPLLALLCAALWALSPGPHRLAAAPAPLHPFTPARGLNISCRACRAAFTALDFALQLKVGMDEVGLMATHLCVELHLAAGEVCVQAIRLFERDMITAWVQSVLRPAEACGLLLGSDCGHWDIYGPWNISLPVTPKPPVVPPVLPPAGSPVTRILFLTDIHWDKDYAAGTDPHCREPLCCRVGAGQPPPHQQGAGPWGEYSKCDLPLRTITNLLQHLQHQRYDLAYWAGDIPAHNVWQQSRHDQINALTTITNLLRQHLPNLTIYPAVGNHESTPVNSFPPPFIHGNQSSSWLYNAMVDAWQQWLPPTALETLRRGGFYTVAVRPGLRLVSLNMNFCSHENFWLLVNSTDPAGQLQWLVGVLQGAEWSGEKVHIIGHIPPGLCMKVWSWNYYRIVNRYEGTIAAQFFGHTHVDEFEMFYDEETLSRPLSVAFIAPSVTTYIGLNPGYRVYEVDGDYRGSSSLVLDHETFILNLTEANGSGRAAWSSLYRLRQSYGMDSAFPADFQRLLSRLYKDQRLFDRYWYLRHKGSVALPCLVECRAAVLCALRTGRAEDPQLCRDLPPGLPYSQLHRHRPPPMC; from the exons CTGAAGGTGGGCATGGATGAGGTGGGTCTGATGGCCACGCACCTGTGTGTGGAGCTGCACCTTGCTGCAGGGGAGGTCTGCgtgcaggccattcggctgtTTGAGCGTGACATGATCACTGCGTGGGTGCAGTCAGTGCTGCGGCCTGCAGAGGCATGCGGGCTGCTGCTGGGCAGCGACTGTGGGCACTGGGACATCTACGGTCCATGGAACATCAGCCTGCCGGTGACACCAAAGCCCCCGGTGGTGCCGCCGGTGTTGCCGCCGGCCGGCTCGCCCGTTACCCGCATCCTCTTCCTGACTGACATTCACTGGGACAAGGACTACGCTGCCGGCACAGACCCCCATTGCCGGGAGCCCCTGTGTTGCCGTGTCGGTGCTGGCCAGCCGCCCCCTCACCAGCAGGGCGCCGGCCCCTGGGGCGAGTACAGCAAATGCGACTTGCCGCTGCGCACCATCACAAACCTcctgcagcatctgcagcaccAGCGCTACGACCTGGCGTACTGGGCCGGTGATATCCCTGCCCACAACGTGTGGCAACAGAGCCGGCACGACCAAATCAATGCCCTGACCACCATCACCAACCTCCTGCGCCAACACCTGCCCAACCTCACCATCTATCCTGCCGTGGGCAACCACGAGAGCACCCCAGTcaacagcttccccccccccttcatccaCGGAAACCAGTCCAGCTCCTGGCTCTACAACGCCATGGTGGATGCCTGGCAGCAATGGCTGCCCCCCACAGCCCTGGAGACCCTGCG GAGGGGAGGGTTCTACACGGTGGCGGTACGACCAGGCCTCAGGCTTGTCTCACTCAACATGAACTTCTGCTCGCACGAGAACTTCTGGCTGCTCGTCAACTCCACCGACCCCGCTGGTCAGCTGCAGTGGCTGGTGGGAGTCCTGCAGGGGgcagagtggagcggggagaag GTTCACATCATCGGTCACATCCCCCCCGGTCTCTGCATGAAGGTCTGGAGCTGGAACTATTACCGCATCGTCAACAG gtaTGAGGGGACGATAGCGGCCCAGTTTTTTGGCCACACACACGTGGATGAGTTTGAGATGTTCTACGATGAGGAGACGCTGAGCCGCCCGCTGTCTGTGGCCTTCATCGCCCCCAGCGTCACCACCTACATCGGCCTCAACCCGG GGTACCGTGTGTACGAGGTTGACGGTGATTACCGGGGCAGCTCCAGCCTGGTGCTTGACCACGAGACGTTCATCCTGAACCTGACGGAGGCCAATGGCAGTGGCCGTGCCGCCTGGAGCTCCCTGTACCGGCTACGGCAGAGTTACGGCATGGACTCCGCCTTCCCCGCCGACTTCCAGCGGCTGCTGAGCCGCCTGTACAAGGACCAGCGCCTCTTCGACCGTTACTGGTACCTGCGGCACAAGGGGAGTGTTGCACTGCCGTGCCTCGTCGAGTGCCGGGCTGCCGTGCTCTGTGCCCTGCGTACGGGCCGTGCCGAAGACCCCCAGCTGTGCCGGGACCTGCCCCCCGGCCTGCCCTACTCCCAACTCCACCGGCATCGGCCGCCCCCCATGTGCTGA